A window of the Bacteroidota bacterium genome harbors these coding sequences:
- a CDS encoding PHP domain-containing protein, translated as MGLADLHIHTIYSLDGTSTVRAVLKRAAEVGLDVVAITDHDEIRASLEALSLAPAYGLQVVPGSEVSTAEGHLLALFVYRTPPAGLSLGDTVRWVRDEGGLCIIPHPGQSRYSVRFGTIQRVLQEPDVAPFIVGMEVFNSSANSQRQNEIAHATLQRMRWPLAPISSSDAHLLSLIGSAATYFPGRTAEELRQALLARSTRAEVMDFAPRPLFFLQWGAHLALRYAGWVSVNRAPEVPAKKAFLGLKGGFRLPVASNV; from the coding sequence ATGGGTTTAGCCGACCTGCATATCCATACGATCTATAGCCTGGATGGCACCAGCACAGTACGGGCCGTGCTCAAACGGGCTGCAGAGGTCGGCCTGGACGTTGTTGCGATCACGGATCATGATGAGATCCGAGCTTCTCTGGAAGCGTTGTCTCTGGCTCCGGCCTATGGGCTACAAGTCGTTCCGGGAAGCGAGGTGTCCACGGCGGAGGGGCATCTGCTGGCGCTTTTCGTGTACCGCACCCCCCCTGCCGGGCTTTCTTTAGGCGATACGGTGCGGTGGGTGCGCGATGAGGGGGGGTTGTGCATTATCCCGCACCCGGGTCAGAGCCGCTATAGCGTGCGCTTTGGGACCATCCAGCGGGTGCTTCAGGAGCCGGACGTGGCCCCCTTCATCGTGGGCATGGAGGTATTCAACTCCAGCGCCAACAGCCAGCGGCAAAACGAGATCGCCCACGCAACCCTACAGCGCATGCGATGGCCCCTGGCGCCCATCAGCAGCAGCGACGCCCATCTGCTATCCCTGATCGGATCGGCGGCCACGTATTTTCCGGGCCGTACTGCCGAGGAGTTGCGCCAGGCGCTGCTAGCGCGCAGCACACGCGCCGAGGTGATGGATTTCGCACCCCGCCCACTCTTCTTCCTGCAATGGGGGGCGCATCTGGCCCTGCGATACGCGGGGTGGGTCTCGGTCAACCGAGCTCCAGAGGTGCCTGCGAAGAAGGCCTTTCTAGGGCTAAAAGGTGGCTTTCGGCTCCCTGTGGCGTCGAACGTTTAA
- the trpE gene encoding anthranilate synthase component I — translation MVEQGASRYRRLFIRALAADLLSPVSAYLRLRRQGALSFLLESVEGGERLGRYSFIGCEPIGWLRSQRGRVRWTTSEAEEESPDVFRALEALVAAAGLPAQETDGSALPRFSGGAVGYIGYEAVRHIERLPEPKPAPFAIPEACFGLYDTLVAFDHVQRRLLLLTYAQDQLQAQRRLRALEERLRRPAPEEIDKPAPFMLLDRAPTSNQSREAFEAAVRRALAYIEAGDVFQVVLSQRWGIRYTGDPFQVYRALRIINPSPYLFYLDFGDFAVFGSSPEVLVRVEGCRAELLPIAGTRRRGRDPEEDAALERELLGDPKEQAEHVMLVDLGRNDLGRVAEPGSVRVERYGFVERYSHVMHLVSHVTARLRAEVSAVEALRACFPAGTVTGAPKVRAMEIIHELEPESRGPYAGAVGYLDLHGNLDTCIAIRTFIATRDRLFYQAGAGVVADSLPEREYEETLAKARALERALALASANLELSAIEPT, via the coding sequence ATGGTGGAGCAAGGCGCTAGCCGCTACAGGCGGCTTTTCATTCGGGCCCTCGCGGCGGATCTGCTGAGCCCCGTTTCGGCCTACCTGAGGCTTCGAAGGCAGGGGGCGCTTTCCTTTCTTTTGGAGTCCGTAGAGGGCGGAGAGCGACTGGGTCGGTACTCCTTCATCGGATGCGAGCCCATAGGATGGCTGCGCTCGCAGCGGGGGCGCGTGCGCTGGACGACGTCCGAAGCCGAAGAAGAGAGCCCGGATGTTTTCCGGGCCCTGGAAGCCCTTGTCGCCGCCGCTGGCCTTCCGGCTCAAGAGACAGATGGAAGCGCGCTGCCGCGCTTCTCCGGTGGCGCGGTGGGCTATATCGGCTACGAGGCTGTGCGACACATAGAACGCCTTCCGGAGCCCAAACCGGCCCCGTTTGCGATCCCGGAGGCTTGCTTTGGACTGTACGACACCCTGGTGGCCTTTGACCACGTTCAGAGGCGGCTGCTTCTGTTGACCTATGCACAGGATCAGCTCCAGGCGCAGCGGCGGCTGCGCGCGCTGGAGGAACGGCTGCGACGGCCGGCCCCGGAGGAAATCGATAAGCCGGCCCCTTTTATGCTGCTGGATCGCGCACCTACCAGCAACCAAAGCCGCGAGGCGTTCGAGGCCGCCGTGCGGCGGGCGCTTGCTTACATCGAGGCCGGGGACGTATTTCAGGTCGTGCTCAGCCAGCGCTGGGGGATCCGATACACGGGCGATCCCTTCCAGGTCTACCGGGCCCTGCGCATCATCAACCCCTCTCCCTACTTGTTTTACCTGGACTTTGGGGACTTCGCCGTATTTGGATCTTCTCCAGAGGTCCTGGTGCGCGTCGAGGGCTGTCGAGCTGAGCTGTTGCCCATAGCCGGCACGCGAAGGCGAGGCCGCGATCCGGAGGAGGACGCCGCGCTGGAGCGCGAGCTGCTTGGCGACCCCAAGGAGCAAGCCGAACACGTGATGCTCGTCGACTTGGGACGCAACGACCTGGGACGCGTGGCCGAGCCGGGCTCGGTGCGGGTGGAGCGTTACGGCTTTGTGGAGCGCTACTCGCACGTCATGCACTTGGTCTCGCACGTTACGGCCCGCCTGCGGGCCGAGGTGAGCGCCGTAGAGGCGCTGCGGGCCTGTTTTCCGGCCGGCACCGTAACCGGCGCCCCCAAGGTGCGCGCTATGGAGATCATACACGAACTCGAACCCGAATCCCGGGGCCCGTACGCGGGCGCCGTGGGATACTTGGATTTGCACGGCAATCTGGATACTTGCATCGCAATCCGCACCTTCATCGCCACCCGAGATCGGCTTTTTTATCAGGCGGGGGCCGGCGTGGTGGCCGACTCCCTGCCCGAACGGGAATACGAGGAAACGCTCGCCAAGGCCCGCGCCCTGGAACGCGCCCTGGCGCTTGCTTCCGCCAACCTGGAGCTATCTGCGATAGAACCGACATAG